A genomic stretch from Erwinia sp. E_sp_B01_1 includes:
- a CDS encoding GNAT family N-acetyltransferase yields the protein MQLTTERLQLKSLQAEDWPLFHKVHTDITSMEFISAVPQLADIRQRFNDRLAPWQVTSFHMLCLTVKLKSSGETIGLIGANAEWAPYRQAEVGYSFLSGYFGKGYASEALDALATWLFEHCEFHKLKAQVVEGNWASRRVLEKNGFRLEGTLRDNYLLRGQWVNDWVFGRLKNDA from the coding sequence ATGCAACTGACTACCGAACGGCTGCAGCTGAAAAGTTTGCAGGCTGAGGACTGGCCGCTTTTTCATAAGGTTCATACTGATATCACCAGCATGGAATTTATCAGCGCTGTGCCGCAGCTGGCCGATATCCGCCAGCGGTTTAACGATCGTCTGGCTCCCTGGCAGGTCACCAGCTTCCATATGCTCTGCCTGACGGTGAAACTGAAAAGCAGCGGCGAAACCATAGGGCTGATCGGGGCGAACGCAGAGTGGGCGCCCTATCGCCAGGCGGAGGTTGGCTACTCTTTTCTCAGCGGTTACTTCGGTAAGGGGTATGCCAGCGAGGCACTGGACGCGCTGGCAACCTGGCTTTTTGAGCATTGTGAGTTTCATAAGCTCAAGGCGCAGGTGGTGGAGGGGAACTGGGCATCAAGGCGCGTGCTGGAGAAAAACGGTTTCAGGCTGGAGGGCACGTTACGTGATAATTATCTGCTGCGCGGGCAGTGGGTGAACGATTGGGTGTTCGGACGGCTGAAAAACGACGCGTAA
- a CDS encoding DUF1479 domain-containing protein, producing MSSLNIENIPEAIRQIKYQLREALPDYAAVFQEVDADIRQQIAGLNALQQQGVNPVPQLHAEEILQNKVTAQQKAQILQRGCCVIHGVFPQETARAWNEEIGHYLARNNFVERLKNAAEDNYFGDLKQGKPQIYGIYWSGPQVEARQHQRMNAVQVFLNTLWQNESQGKQHFDPSRIVSYADRTRRRPPNSGSLGLSPHIDGGSLERWLDNNFRHVYRHVFSGNWQQYNPFDGEMRTEVREFASPAVCSMFRTFQGWTALSPQRKNAGTLKLLPIANVMAWILLRALQDDVPEDDLCGAAPGRALSISEQWHPLLLEGISAIPDMEAGDAVFWHCDVIHSVENEHQGEFDSNVMYISSAPWCEKNAAYLQRQWPAFVEGRSPPDFAADDFEVDFQGRATEASLTPLGKSQMQ from the coding sequence ATGTCTTCCCTGAATATCGAAAATATCCCTGAGGCGATCCGCCAGATCAAATATCAGCTCCGCGAAGCGCTACCTGACTACGCTGCAGTGTTTCAGGAGGTGGATGCGGACATCCGCCAGCAGATTGCCGGCCTCAACGCTTTGCAACAGCAAGGGGTCAATCCGGTTCCTCAACTTCACGCCGAAGAGATCCTGCAGAACAAGGTTACCGCACAGCAAAAAGCGCAGATACTGCAACGCGGCTGCTGTGTGATCCACGGCGTGTTCCCGCAGGAGACTGCCCGCGCATGGAACGAAGAAATCGGCCATTATCTGGCGCGAAATAACTTCGTTGAGCGCCTGAAAAATGCGGCAGAAGACAACTACTTTGGCGATCTGAAACAGGGTAAACCACAGATATACGGTATTTACTGGTCCGGGCCTCAGGTCGAAGCCCGCCAGCATCAGCGCATGAACGCGGTGCAGGTTTTCCTTAATACCCTGTGGCAAAACGAAAGTCAGGGCAAACAGCATTTCGATCCCAGCCGGATAGTCAGTTATGCCGACCGTACCCGTCGTCGCCCGCCCAATTCGGGATCGCTGGGGCTTTCGCCACACATTGATGGCGGCTCGCTGGAGCGCTGGCTGGATAACAATTTCCGCCACGTCTATCGTCATGTTTTCAGTGGTAACTGGCAGCAATATAACCCATTCGATGGCGAGATGCGCACAGAGGTGCGGGAGTTCGCCTCACCCGCCGTGTGCTCAATGTTCCGGACTTTTCAGGGCTGGACGGCGCTCTCCCCGCAGCGCAAAAATGCCGGCACGCTGAAGCTGCTACCCATTGCTAACGTGATGGCATGGATACTGTTACGCGCCTTGCAGGACGACGTGCCTGAAGACGATCTTTGCGGAGCCGCACCGGGTCGGGCCTTGTCCATCAGCGAGCAGTGGCATCCCCTTTTACTGGAAGGGATTTCCGCAATACCCGATATGGAAGCGGGAGATGCGGTGTTCTGGCACTGTGATGTGATTCATTCGGTAGAAAATGAACATCAGGGTGAGTTTGACAGCAACGTGATGTACATCTCCTCCGCCCCCTGGTGTGAAAAAAATGCCGCCTACCTTCAGCGCCAGTGGCCCGCTTTTGTTGAGGGGCGTTCTCCGCCAGATTTTGCCGCCGATGATTTTGAAGTCGACTTTCAGGGTCGGGCAACAGAAGCCTCACTGACCCCGCTCGGCAAATCGCAGATGCAGTAA
- a CDS encoding sensor histidine kinase codes for MLLAVLDRAALMLICLFFMTRTRHFRQLLQKDEHSRQELIAVTVIFSLFALFGTWSGINVDGSLVNVRTIAIMSGGILFGPWVGIITGGVAGLHRFLIDVHGVTSVPCLITSIIAGVVSGYINLKVVKEKRWSVGIIGGMLCESLTMVLILVWAKPTALGLDIVSEIAVPMILGAVSIGLIVLLIQSVEGEKEAIAARQAKLALDIANKTLPLFRQVNSQSLRQVCNIIRSDINADAVAITNKNQILAYVGVGETNYQHGDDDISPTTARSIANGEIIIKNNDEAHRTPEIHSMIVIPLWEKGEVTGTLKIYYRHAHRITWSLKEMAVGLSQIISTQLEVSRAEQLREMANKAELRALQSKINPHFLFNALNAISSSIRINPDTARQLITNLARYLRYNLELNDDEIIDIKKELYQIKDYIAIEQARFGDKLTVIYDIDEEVNCSLPSLLIQPLVENAIVHGIHPCRGKGVVTLSLKDQGDRIRIAVRDTGNGISEEVMARVENNEMPGNKIGLLNVHHRVKLLYGEGLHIHRRNPGTEIAFYISKNGSALPASESVSLRV; via the coding sequence ATGTTGCTGGCCGTGCTGGATCGCGCTGCGCTGATGCTGATCTGCCTGTTTTTCATGACCCGCACGCGTCACTTCCGCCAGCTACTGCAAAAAGATGAGCACTCCCGTCAGGAACTGATAGCGGTGACGGTGATTTTTTCCCTGTTTGCGCTGTTCGGCACCTGGAGCGGCATTAACGTTGATGGCTCACTGGTTAACGTGCGCACCATTGCCATTATGTCCGGCGGCATTCTGTTTGGCCCCTGGGTAGGCATCATCACCGGTGGCGTGGCGGGCCTGCACCGCTTCCTGATTGATGTGCACGGCGTAACCTCAGTGCCCTGCCTGATTACCAGCATTATTGCGGGTGTTGTCTCTGGCTATATCAATCTCAAAGTAGTGAAAGAGAAACGCTGGAGCGTGGGGATCATCGGCGGCATGCTGTGTGAATCCCTGACCATGGTGCTGATTCTGGTCTGGGCCAAACCCACGGCGCTGGGGCTGGATATTGTCTCGGAGATTGCCGTACCGATGATTCTGGGCGCGGTGAGCATCGGCCTGATTGTGCTGCTGATCCAGAGCGTGGAGGGGGAAAAAGAGGCCATTGCGGCCAGACAAGCCAAGCTGGCGCTGGATATCGCCAATAAAACCTTGCCCCTGTTCAGGCAGGTTAACAGCCAGTCGTTGCGGCAGGTCTGCAACATTATCCGCAGTGATATCAACGCAGATGCCGTAGCCATTACCAATAAAAATCAGATCCTCGCCTATGTTGGCGTGGGGGAAACGAATTATCAGCATGGCGATGATGATATCAGCCCAACCACCGCCCGCTCGATCGCCAACGGCGAAATCATCATCAAGAATAACGATGAAGCGCACCGGACGCCGGAGATTCACTCAATGATAGTGATCCCGCTGTGGGAGAAAGGGGAAGTCACCGGCACGCTGAAGATTTACTATCGCCATGCGCACCGCATCACCTGGTCGCTGAAAGAGATGGCGGTGGGCCTTTCGCAGATTATCTCCACCCAGCTTGAGGTTTCCCGTGCTGAACAACTGCGCGAAATGGCAAACAAAGCGGAGTTACGTGCCCTGCAGAGTAAAATTAACCCCCATTTTTTGTTTAACGCGCTGAACGCTATCTCCTCTTCCATTCGCATCAATCCGGACACTGCCCGCCAGTTGATCACCAATCTGGCGCGCTATCTGCGCTACAACCTAGAGCTGAATGACGATGAGATCATTGATATCAAAAAAGAGCTGTATCAAATCAAGGATTACATTGCGATTGAGCAGGCCCGCTTTGGCGATAAGCTGACCGTTATCTATGACATTGACGAAGAGGTGAACTGCTCGCTGCCCAGCCTGCTGATCCAGCCGCTGGTGGAGAACGCTATCGTGCATGGTATTCATCCCTGCCGGGGGAAAGGCGTGGTGACGCTGAGCCTGAAGGATCAGGGCGACAGAATAAGGATTGCGGTGCGGGATACCGGCAACGGCATCAGCGAAGAGGTGATGGCCAGGGTCGAAAACAATGAGATGCCGGGCAATAAAATTGGCCTGCTTAACGTTCATCACCGGGTAAAACTGCTTTACGGCGAAGGCCTGCATATCCACCGGCGCAATCCTGGCACGGAAATCGCGTTTTATATCAGTAAAAACGGGTCTGCGCTGCCGGCCAGTGAAAGCGTCTCTTTAAGGGTTTAA
- a CDS encoding LytTR family DNA-binding domain-containing protein, producing the protein MKAIIVEDEFLAQQELSWLIRQHSQLTIEATFDDGLDVLKYLQTHQVDVIFLDINIPSLDGVLLAQNISKFAQKPLIVFITACKEHAVDAFELEAFDYILKPYHEMRIITMLRKVENTLQQAPQAENPESPRHPVHTINLVKDERIIVTDINDIYYAEAHEKMTFVYTRREEYVMSMNITEFCSRLPDEYFFRCHRSYCVNLNKIREIEPWFNNTYMLKLRDLEFQVPVSRSKVKEFRQLMRL; encoded by the coding sequence GTGAAAGCGATAATTGTAGAAGATGAATTTCTGGCACAGCAGGAGCTGAGCTGGCTGATCCGACAGCACAGTCAGCTAACCATTGAAGCCACCTTTGATGACGGTCTGGACGTGCTGAAATATCTGCAAACTCATCAGGTGGATGTGATCTTTCTGGATATCAATATCCCCTCGCTGGATGGCGTGTTGCTGGCGCAAAACATCAGCAAGTTTGCGCAAAAGCCGCTGATCGTGTTTATCACCGCCTGTAAGGAGCACGCGGTGGATGCCTTTGAGCTGGAAGCTTTCGACTACATACTCAAGCCTTATCATGAGATGCGCATTATCACCATGCTGCGTAAAGTTGAAAATACGCTGCAGCAGGCTCCTCAGGCGGAAAATCCGGAGTCGCCGCGCCATCCGGTGCACACCATCAACCTGGTGAAAGATGAACGGATCATCGTTACTGATATCAACGATATTTATTATGCCGAAGCCCATGAGAAGATGACTTTTGTCTATACCCGGCGCGAAGAGTATGTGATGTCGATGAACATTACCGAATTCTGTAGCCGGTTGCCGGATGAGTATTTTTTCCGCTGCCACCGCTCTTATTGCGTCAACCTGAATAAAATCCGCGAGATCGAACCCTGGTTTAACAATACTTATATGCTCAAGCTGCGGGATCTGGAATTCCAGGTGCCGGTGAGCCGGAGTAAAGTAAAAGAGTTTCGTCAGTTGATGAGGTTATAG
- the glk gene encoding glucokinase, which yields MTKYALVGDVGGTNARLALCEVENGAISQAKTFSTADYDSLEAVIRFYLDEQQQEITDGCIAIACPITDDWVEMTNHDWAFSTSKMKASLGFEHLEIINDFTAVSMAIPMLTDQDVMQFGGGSAVKDKPVAVYGAGTGLGVAHLVHVDKRWVSLPGEGGHVDFAANSEEEDLILEVLRAELGHVSAERVLSGAGLVNLYRAIVKSDDREPENLKPKDVSQRALEDSCTDCRRALAMFCVIMGRFGGNLALNMGTFGGVYIAGGIVPRFLEFFKSSGFRAAFEDKGRFKDYVQGIPVYLITHDKPGLLGAGAHLRQTLGSIL from the coding sequence ATGACTAAGTATGCTTTGGTAGGTGATGTTGGCGGTACAAATGCCCGCCTGGCGCTGTGTGAAGTAGAAAACGGTGCCATTTCACAAGCCAAAACTTTCTCCACAGCAGATTACGACAGCCTTGAAGCGGTGATCCGCTTTTATCTGGATGAGCAGCAGCAGGAGATTACCGATGGCTGTATCGCCATTGCCTGCCCAATCACCGACGACTGGGTTGAGATGACCAACCATGACTGGGCTTTCTCCACCAGCAAAATGAAAGCCAGCCTGGGTTTTGAGCACCTTGAGATCATCAATGATTTCACTGCGGTTTCCATGGCTATCCCCATGCTGACGGACCAGGATGTCATGCAGTTCGGCGGTGGCTCAGCGGTGAAAGATAAACCTGTTGCTGTCTACGGAGCCGGAACTGGCCTGGGCGTTGCGCATCTGGTGCATGTGGATAAACGTTGGGTAAGCCTGCCGGGCGAGGGCGGTCATGTTGATTTTGCCGCCAACAGCGAAGAAGAAGATCTTATCCTTGAAGTGCTGCGTGCCGAACTGGGCCATGTTTCTGCGGAACGCGTGCTCTCCGGCGCTGGCCTGGTAAACCTTTATCGGGCGATTGTTAAATCAGATGACCGGGAACCGGAAAACCTGAAGCCGAAGGATGTCTCTCAGCGTGCGCTGGAGGACAGCTGCACCGATTGCCGCCGGGCGCTGGCGATGTTCTGCGTGATCATGGGCCGCTTTGGCGGTAACCTGGCGCTGAACATGGGCACCTTTGGTGGCGTCTATATCGCGGGTGGCATAGTGCCGCGCTTCCTGGAGTTCTTCAAATCCTCCGGTTTCCGCGCTGCGTTCGAAGATAAAGGCCGCTTCAAAGATTACGTTCAGGGCATTCCTGTCTATCTGATCACCCACGACAAGCCTGGCCTGCTGGGTGCCGGTGCGCATCTTCGCCAGACGCTGGGCAGCATCCTTTAA
- a CDS encoding alpha-keto acid decarboxylase family protein has product MQSLTVGQYLLCRLHEAGIGHLFGVPGDYNLQFLDEVINSPDIGWTGCANELNAAYAADGYARCRGAAALLTTFGVGELSALNGIAGSYAEYLPVFHIVGAPSSSAQREGLLLHHTLGDGDYHHFLRMSQEVTVAQAVLTPENAAGEIDRLLVTALREHRPVYLYLPTDVAVAKISPPAAPLNTQHTYDAGSKSAFADAAGHLLSSAGSVALLADFLADRARQHATLQRLLEEAPMPFATLLMGKSVLPEQLDGFAGTYAGAASAGDTQQTIEQSEVIITVGVLYTDTITAGFTQNINSQKTLAIGLHSSCIGGKVFPQLPMEEALDALLPLMKRYAPQWSQKRASAPALKEEPSDSLTQNTFWQAIQDFLQPGDIVLADQGTAAFGAAALRLPAGVTFISQPLWGSIGFTLPAAYGAQIACPERRVVLLSGDGSAQLTIQELGSMLRDGMKPVIFVLNNAGYTVERAIHGEHQRYNDIAAWNWTLLPQALSLNCQAQSWQVSETVQLTEVMKLIGQTSRLSLVEVILPRLDVPPLLQAVCAALNQRNSA; this is encoded by the coding sequence ATGCAAAGTCTTACCGTTGGGCAGTATCTGCTGTGTCGTTTACATGAGGCCGGAATTGGACATCTGTTCGGCGTTCCGGGCGATTACAATTTGCAGTTTCTTGATGAGGTGATTAACAGTCCTGATATTGGCTGGACAGGCTGCGCCAATGAGTTAAATGCGGCCTATGCCGCGGACGGTTATGCACGTTGCCGGGGTGCGGCAGCGCTGTTAACGACTTTCGGCGTGGGAGAACTCAGCGCGCTGAACGGAATTGCAGGCAGCTATGCTGAGTATCTGCCGGTGTTCCATATCGTGGGGGCGCCCTCCAGCTCCGCGCAGCGCGAAGGGCTGCTGCTTCATCACACGCTGGGGGACGGGGACTATCATCACTTTCTGCGCATGTCACAGGAAGTGACCGTAGCCCAGGCAGTGCTGACTCCGGAGAATGCCGCAGGGGAAATTGATCGTCTGCTGGTGACTGCGCTGCGGGAACATCGCCCGGTTTATCTCTATCTCCCGACAGATGTGGCGGTTGCCAAAATCTCACCACCCGCCGCACCTTTAAATACCCAACACACTTATGATGCCGGATCAAAGTCAGCCTTTGCCGATGCGGCTGGACACCTGCTTTCATCGGCGGGCAGCGTGGCTTTGCTGGCGGATTTTCTGGCTGACCGGGCGCGGCAGCACGCCACTTTGCAGCGGCTGCTGGAAGAAGCCCCGATGCCGTTTGCCACCTTACTGATGGGTAAAAGCGTGCTGCCGGAGCAGCTTGATGGGTTTGCAGGAACCTATGCCGGTGCGGCAAGCGCAGGCGATACGCAGCAGACTATTGAACAGAGTGAAGTGATTATCACCGTTGGCGTGCTGTACACCGACACTATTACTGCCGGTTTTACGCAAAATATCAACAGCCAGAAGACGCTCGCTATCGGGCTGCACAGCAGCTGTATCGGCGGAAAAGTTTTCCCGCAGTTACCGATGGAGGAGGCCCTCGATGCCTTACTACCGTTAATGAAACGTTATGCCCCACAGTGGAGCCAAAAGCGGGCTTCTGCTCCGGCGCTGAAAGAGGAGCCCTCAGACTCCCTGACACAGAATACTTTCTGGCAGGCGATACAGGATTTTCTGCAGCCCGGCGACATTGTGCTGGCAGATCAGGGCACCGCGGCCTTTGGTGCTGCGGCCCTGAGGTTACCGGCAGGCGTCACCTTTATCAGCCAGCCTCTGTGGGGATCGATTGGCTTTACCCTGCCTGCGGCCTACGGCGCGCAGATTGCCTGTCCGGAGCGTCGCGTGGTGCTGCTGAGCGGAGACGGTTCTGCTCAGTTGACCATTCAGGAACTGGGTTCGATGCTGCGCGATGGCATGAAGCCGGTAATATTTGTGTTGAATAATGCAGGTTATACTGTCGAACGTGCGATCCACGGTGAACATCAGCGCTACAATGATATTGCAGCCTGGAACTGGACACTGTTGCCTCAGGCGCTGAGCCTGAACTGTCAGGCACAGAGCTGGCAGGTCTCTGAAACCGTCCAACTCACTGAAGTCATGAAACTAATTGGGCAAACCAGCCGCCTGTCGCTGGTGGAAGTCATACTGCCCCGGCTGGATGTTCCACCGCTGTTGCAGGCGGTCTGCGCCGCGCTTAACCAGCGAAATTCCGCATAA
- the mgrA gene encoding L-glyceraldehyde 3-phosphate reductase produces MVYQADAERYQKMTYHRCGRSGLKLPAISLGLWHNFGDSTRVDNSRALLRHAFDNGITHFDLANNYGPPPGSAEENFGRILREDFAPYRDELIISSKAGYTMWDGPYGDWGSRKYLVASLNQSLKRMGLDYVDIFYHHRPDPETPLEETMTALDHIVRQGKALYIALSNYPADLAAEAIAILKQLGTPCLIHQPKYSMFERAPDRGLLDVLAKEGVGSIAFSPLAGGVLTDRYLNGIPEDSRAASGSQFLNSDQLTPEKMDKVRQLNAIAQQRGQKLSQMALAWVLRGNRVTSVLIGASKTAQIDDAVGMLQTREFSAAELEKIDAILG; encoded by the coding sequence ATGGTTTATCAGGCAGATGCAGAACGTTATCAGAAAATGACCTACCACCGTTGCGGGCGCAGCGGGCTGAAATTGCCCGCCATCTCTTTAGGGCTCTGGCATAACTTTGGTGACAGCACGCGCGTGGATAACAGCCGGGCACTGCTGCGCCATGCTTTTGATAACGGGATCACCCATTTCGATCTCGCCAACAACTATGGCCCACCTCCCGGCTCGGCTGAAGAGAACTTTGGCCGTATCCTGCGTGAGGATTTTGCTCCTTACCGCGATGAGTTGATCATCTCTTCCAAAGCTGGCTACACCATGTGGGATGGCCCGTACGGCGACTGGGGTTCCCGCAAATACCTGGTTGCCAGCCTGAATCAGAGCCTGAAACGCATGGGCCTGGATTATGTGGATATCTTCTATCATCACCGCCCGGATCCGGAAACGCCGCTGGAAGAGACCATGACCGCCCTGGATCATATTGTCCGTCAGGGTAAAGCGCTCTATATCGCGCTCTCCAACTACCCGGCTGACCTTGCGGCAGAAGCTATCGCTATTCTGAAACAGCTCGGCACCCCATGCCTGATCCACCAGCCTAAATACTCCATGTTTGAACGGGCACCGGATCGGGGGCTGCTGGATGTGCTGGCTAAAGAGGGAGTGGGCAGCATCGCTTTCTCGCCTTTAGCGGGCGGCGTGCTGACCGATCGCTACCTGAACGGTATTCCTGAGGATTCGCGTGCGGCAAGCGGCAGCCAGTTCCTGAACAGCGACCAGCTGACGCCGGAAAAAATGGATAAAGTTCGTCAGCTTAATGCCATTGCGCAGCAACGAGGGCAGAAGCTTTCACAGATGGCGCTGGCCTGGGTATTACGCGGAAACCGCGTAACTTCCGTGCTGATTGGGGCCAGTAAAACGGCTCAGATCGACGATGCGGTGGGCATGCTGCAAACGCGTGAATTCAGCGCGGCCGAGCTGGAAAAAATTGACGCTATTCTTGGCTAA
- a CDS encoding DUF2502 domain-containing protein — protein MKRLLLVATLLASLSPLAMHTAQADSATITLAPGVSLHLGDRDRRGNYWDGGRWRDDRYWHNNYRYDEGRWWRHEQWRRHQEMRRRHEWERERRWHDRERQREWRHHERERHHERERHHDHDRH, from the coding sequence ATGAAACGTTTATTGCTTGTTGCCACTTTACTGGCAAGTTTATCCCCGTTGGCGATGCACACAGCGCAGGCCGACAGCGCCACCATTACCTTAGCACCTGGCGTTTCGCTGCATCTTGGAGACCGCGATCGTCGCGGAAACTACTGGGATGGCGGTCGCTGGCGCGATGACCGTTACTGGCACAACAACTATCGTTACGATGAGGGCCGCTGGTGGCGTCACGAACAGTGGCGCAGGCATCAGGAGATGCGCCGACGTCATGAATGGGAGCGTGAACGACGCTGGCATGACCGTGAACGTCAACGCGAATGGCGTCACCACGAACGCGAACGCCATCATGAACGAGAACGTCATCACGACCACGATCGTCACTGA
- a CDS encoding Nramp family divalent metal transporter produces the protein MFEGRTAEQTVRGARKIKFALMGPAFIAAIGYIDPGNFATNIQAGASYGYQLLWVVVWANIMAMVIQLMSAKLGIATGKNLAEHIRDRFPRPAVWFYWVQAEIIAMATDLAEFIGAAIGFKLIFGVSLLQGAVLTGVVTFLILMLQSRGQKPLELVIGGLLLFVAAAYVIELFFSQPKIADLVQGISVPSLPTADAVLLAAGVLGATIMPHVIYLHSSLTQSPDGGTREQRYSSTKLDVAIAMTIAGFVNLAMMATAAAAFHFSGHTGIADLDQAYLTLDPLLGRAAALVFGLSLLAAGLSSTVVGTMAGQVVMQGFIHVHIPLLVRRVITMLPSFIVIMAGWEPTRILVMSQVLLSFGIALALVPLLTFTGNRELMGDMVNSRGMQWAGKVIVVIVVALNLYLLVAMAMGI, from the coding sequence ATGTTTGAAGGCCGCACAGCAGAGCAAACCGTCCGGGGTGCACGCAAAATTAAATTTGCGTTGATGGGGCCTGCCTTTATTGCGGCTATCGGCTATATCGACCCCGGCAACTTCGCCACCAATATTCAGGCTGGTGCCTCCTATGGCTACCAGCTGTTGTGGGTTGTGGTCTGGGCGAACATTATGGCAATGGTCATCCAACTAATGTCAGCCAAGCTGGGCATTGCAACCGGCAAGAACCTGGCTGAACACATCCGTGACCGCTTCCCCCGTCCTGCCGTCTGGTTCTACTGGGTACAGGCAGAAATCATTGCGATGGCGACCGATCTGGCGGAGTTCATTGGCGCCGCGATTGGCTTTAAGCTGATTTTTGGCGTCAGCCTGTTGCAGGGAGCCGTGCTTACCGGGGTGGTAACTTTCCTGATCCTGATGCTGCAAAGCCGCGGGCAGAAACCGCTGGAGCTGGTGATTGGCGGGCTGCTGCTGTTTGTGGCGGCGGCATATGTGATTGAGCTCTTTTTCTCACAGCCTAAAATTGCCGATCTGGTTCAGGGCATTTCTGTACCTTCCCTGCCTACCGCCGATGCCGTATTGCTGGCTGCCGGTGTGCTGGGGGCAACCATTATGCCGCACGTCATCTATCTGCACTCCTCTCTGACACAAAGCCCGGACGGCGGCACTCGTGAGCAGCGCTACTCTTCAACCAAGCTGGATGTGGCCATTGCCATGACCATCGCCGGTTTCGTCAACCTGGCGATGATGGCGACGGCAGCAGCAGCCTTCCACTTCAGCGGACATACCGGCATCGCCGATCTCGACCAGGCTTATCTGACGCTTGACCCTCTGCTGGGCCGTGCGGCTGCGCTGGTGTTTGGCCTGAGCCTGCTGGCAGCAGGACTCTCCTCTACCGTGGTGGGAACCATGGCCGGACAGGTGGTGATGCAGGGCTTTATTCACGTCCACATTCCGCTGCTGGTGCGTCGGGTGATCACCATGCTCCCTTCTTTTATTGTCATTATGGCCGGATGGGAACCTACCCGGATTCTGGTGATGAGCCAGGTCCTGCTCAGCTTTGGTATTGCCCTGGCGCTGGTGCCGTTGCTGACCTTCACCGGCAACCGCGAGCTGATGGGAGATATGGTTAACTCCCGTGGGATGCAGTGGGCAGGCAAAGTGATAGTAGTGATTGTGGTGGCGCTGAACCTCTATTTGCTGGTTGCGATGGCGATGGGAATATAG
- a CDS encoding NupC/NupG family nucleoside CNT transporter yields the protein MSGIFHFALALVMVTVLALLVSTDRKNIRVRFIIQLLVIEVLLAWFFLNSEAGLGFVKGFAGLFDKLLSYAGQGTSFVFGNMSDKGLAFFWLNVLCPIVFISALIGILQHFRILPIVIRAIGTVLSKVNGMGKLESFNAVSSLILGQSENFIAYKDILGRMSQRRMYTMAATAMSTVSMSIVGAYMTMIDPKYVVAALVLNMFSTFIVLSLINPYNVEHEEELTLNDLHKGQSFFEMLGEYILAGFKVAVIVAAMLIGFIALISAINALFDFVFGISFQGVLGYVFYPFAWVMGVPANEALQVGSIMATKLVSNEFVAMMDLQKVAGELSPRGVGILSVFLVSFANFSSIGIVAGAIKGLHEEQGNVVSRFGLKLLYGSTLVSVLSASIAGLVLA from the coding sequence ATGTCAGGCATTTTCCATTTTGCTTTGGCGCTGGTGATGGTAACCGTGCTGGCCTTGCTGGTGAGTACAGATCGGAAAAACATCCGCGTACGTTTTATTATACAGCTTCTGGTCATAGAGGTACTGCTTGCGTGGTTCTTCCTTAACTCTGAAGCCGGCCTGGGATTTGTTAAAGGCTTTGCTGGTCTGTTCGACAAACTGCTGAGCTATGCCGGGCAGGGAACCAGCTTCGTGTTTGGCAACATGAGCGACAAAGGATTGGCTTTCTTCTGGCTGAACGTTCTCTGCCCTATCGTGTTTATCTCCGCACTGATCGGGATTTTGCAGCACTTCCGCATTCTGCCAATTGTCATTCGCGCTATCGGAACCGTGCTCTCCAAAGTCAACGGTATGGGCAAGCTGGAGTCGTTTAACGCCGTCAGCTCGCTGATTCTGGGCCAGTCTGAAAACTTTATTGCCTACAAAGATATCCTCGGCAGGATGTCCCAGCGTCGCATGTACACCATGGCTGCTACGGCGATGTCTACCGTGTCGATGTCCATCGTCGGCGCTTATATGACCATGATTGACCCGAAATATGTGGTAGCCGCTTTAGTGCTGAATATGTTCAGTACCTTTATCGTGCTGTCGCTGATCAACCCTTATAACGTTGAGCACGAAGAAGAACTGACGCTGAACGATCTGCACAAGGGCCAGAGCTTCTTTGAAATGCTGGGTGAATATATCCTGGCCGGTTTCAAAGTCGCGGTGATCGTGGCGGCGATGCTGATCGGCTTTATCGCGCTGATCTCTGCCATTAACGCCCTGTTTGATTTTGTCTTCGGTATCAGCTTCCAGGGCGTGCTGGGCTATGTCTTCTACCCGTTTGCCTGGGTGATGGGCGTGCCAGCTAATGAGGCGTTACAGGTGGGCAGCATCATGGCAACTAAACTGGTCTCCAATGAGTTTGTCGCGATGATGGATCTGCAGAAAGTGGCCGGTGAACTCTCACCGCGCGGTGTGGGCATCCTCTCTGTGTTCCTGGTCTCCTTTGCTAACTTCTCCTCAATCGGGATTGTAGCGGGCGCCATTAAAGGGCTGCACGAAGAGCAAGGTAACGTAGTGTCGCGCTTCGGCCTGAAACTGCTGTACGGCTCAACGCTGGTTAGCGTTCTGTCGGCATCTATTGCAGGTTTAGTGCTGGCTTAA